A stretch of Hemicordylus capensis ecotype Gifberg chromosome 9, rHemCap1.1.pri, whole genome shotgun sequence DNA encodes these proteins:
- the LOC128334103 gene encoding nascent polypeptide-associated complex subunit alpha, muscle-specific form-like isoform X1: MADESTEKRPSAGSACTSASSAGEGGGSPSSFLETPTATIGSTSMWSSVSDLSLQSIEGRDSRDHREPAEGDLRTPQREHQWPGSPAASLYHLPGPFFGPLAPSRPTAGPMAQLSGHTSIGQLRPPEPEEFPPFLHRVREAPGYRHATLAPIPPAETTSLAQLAPIPPAARRSLAQPARADPARKRNLVLLAHRLQSEGSSTTPAAGGFRPAPPDQPRSGKPTDIRRASRVLIPATEQTLAIQIKEPATQKAEGFSTGAARRMKIPELGPHRAGTQERHPPSPPQLKGRGMAKGGTAPQLLPEFLFPPPPPEPTKVLSKGTASHLVAPGDKNTQCAKPRLQLFDFLPPISSAPKKAKDRTYGELVGRKLPAENIAKRARAAGAESVPAPKVPRGSPKAEREARSGETAKAPLDQKEGRTAQKIPTCHLELAVQPHQPMKPAGSMPGQKLLKMPQVLPGRGKARLLPPEAEAGNTKRQKVGAESSGSAQAVPPTPRSSLARMMRDSVQVFHALGPPAESKSAEGHPGQSVPQKTPAMSMGRPPSGSTAKPPPRPLAALPSRPAGKAPPSSMARPAAMPMANLPPSSLAHPQSTPVWRPPGSRPFMLRPSSLAQANSLRMHGLAGRTLGQPPPAPQPQPQPWGPTPTHRPVLPAHQASTEHPVLPPGPQRTTAEQEFKGDTFIPWRTPPAHLEVSRPMTEEQRPVRELMRRRAQRAREEAAQWTSAGRRQYFVEREEEMDISLQYGYPWRH, encoded by the exons ATGGCAG ATGAGTCGACTGAAAAGAGGCCGTCTGCTGGCTCCGCCTGTACGAGCGCGAGCTCGGCCGGGGAAGGAGGTGGTTCGCCCAGCAGCTTCCTTGAGACACCGACGGCGACCATTGGTTCCACCTCCATGTGGTCCTCGGTCTCTGACCTCTCCCTTCAGTCCATCGAAGGGAGGGACAGCAGGGACCACAGAGAACCAGCAGAGGGAGATCTGCGGACGCCGCAGCGGGAGCACCAGTGGCCTGGCTCACCGGCGGCATCCCTCTACCATCTCCCCGGACCCTTCTTTGGGCCGCTGGCCCCCAGCCGTCCCACTGCGGGCCCCATGGCCCAATTGTCTGGCCATACATCCATTGGCCAGCTGCGACCTCCAGAGCCGGAAGAGTTCCCACCATTCTTGCATAGGGTGAGGGAGGCTCCTGGCTACAGACATGCCACgcttgcccccatccctcctgcgGAGACAACATCTCTGGCCCAgcttgcccccatccctcctgctgcaagAAGATCTCTGGCCCAGCCAGCCAGGGCGGACCCGGCGCGCAAGAGGAATCTGGTCCTGCTGGCACACCGGCTGCAATCCGAAGGCAGCAGCACCACCCCTGCCGCTGGGGGGTTCCGCCCAGCCCCACCGGATCAGCCCAGGAGCGGCAAGCCGACGGACATTCGACGTGCGTCCAGAG TCTTGATTCCTGCCACTGAGCAGACactggccatccaaatcaaggagcCTGCAACTCAGAAGGCAGAAGGCTTCAGCACCGGTGCTGCACGAAGAATGAAGATCCCAGAGTTGGGACCACACAGAG CAGGGACCCAGGAGCGCCACCCACCATCTCCTCCCCAGCTGAAGGGTCGAGGAATGGCCAAGGGAGGAACAGCCCCGCAGTTGCTTCCGGAATTCCTCTTCCCGCCTCCTCCACCAGAGCCAACCAAAGTGCTCTCCAAGGGAACGGCTTCCCACCTGGTAGCCCCAGGAGACAAGAACACCCAATGCGCCAAGCCAAGGCTGCAGCTCTTTGACTTTTTGCCGCCCATCTCCTCTGCACCCAAAAAGGCCAAGGACCGCACATATGGGGAGTTGGTGGGCAGGAAACTCCCTGCAGAGAACATTGCAAAgagggcaagggcagcaggggcagagagcGTGCCAGCACCCAAGGTTCCACGGGGAAGCCCAAAGGCTGAGCGGGAGGCGAGATCTGGAGAGACGGCCAAAGCACCCCTGGaccagaaggaagggagaactgCACAGAAGATCCCCacttgccatctggagctggccgTCCAACCCCATCAGCCGATGAAACCTGCAGGTAGCATGCCAGGCCAGAAGCTGTTGAAAATGCCTCAGGTcctgccaggaagggggaaagcacgGCTGCTACCACCTGAAGCCGAAGCAGGGAACACCAagaggcagaaagtgggggcagagTCCAGTGGATCCGCCCAGGCTGTGCCCCCGACTCCGAGGAGCAGCCTGGCCAGAATGATGCGGGACTCCGTGCAGGTGTTCCATGCCCTGGGCCCCCCGGCAGAGTCCAAGAGTGCAGAGGGACATCCCGGGCAGAGCGTGCCCCAAAAGACACCAGCGATGTCCATGGGAAGGCCACCATCCGGAAGCACAGCCAAGCCACCACCAAGGCCTTTGGCAGCCCTGCCAAGCAGACCAGCGGGGAAGGCACCGCccagctccatggccaggccaGCAGCCATGCCGATGGCCAACCTCCCCCCTAGCTCCCTGGCCCACCCACAATCAACGCCAGTGTGGAGGCCGCCGGGATCCCGTCCCTTCATGCTCCGGCCCTCCTCCCTGGCGCAGGCAAATAGCTTGCGGATGCACGGTCTTGCTGGGAGGACCTTGGGCCAGCCCCCGCCGGCCCCTCAACCACAGCCACAGCCTTGGGGTCCCACACCAACCCACCGACccgtcctccctgcccaccaagccTCCACGGAGCATCCGGTCCTTCCACCTGGTCCCCAGCGCACGACAGCAGAGCAGGAGTTTAAGGGGGACACGTTCATCCCTTGGAGGACGCCCCCGGCCCACCTGGAAGTCTCCCGGCCCATGACGGAGGAGCAACGGCCCGTCCGGGAGCTGATGCGGCGGCGGGCTCAAAGAGCGAGGGAAGAGGCGGCTCAGTGGACATCAGCCGGCCGGAGGCAGTATTTCGTggagcgggaggaggaaatggacaTCTCCCTTCAGTATGGCTACCCCTGGCGCCACTGA
- the LOC128334103 gene encoding basic proline-rich protein-like isoform X2: MADESTEKRPSAGSACTSASSAGEGGGSPSSFLETPTATIGSTSMWSSVSDLSLQSIEGRDSRDHREPAEGDLRTPQREHQWPGSPAASLYHLPGPFFGPLAPSRPTAGPMAQLSGHTSIGQLRPPEPEEFPPFLHRVREAPGYRHATLAPIPPAETTSLAQLAPIPPAARRSLAQPARADPARKRNLVLLAHRLQSEGSSTTPAAGGFRPAPPDQPRSGKPTDIRRASRVLIPATEQTLAIQIKEPATQKAEGFSTGAARRMKIPELGPHRGTQERHPPSPPQLKGRGMAKGGTAPQLLPEFLFPPPPPEPTKVLSKGTASHLVAPGDKNTQCAKPRLQLFDFLPPISSAPKKAKDRTYGELVGRKLPAENIAKRARAAGAESVPAPKVPRGSPKAEREARSGETAKAPLDQKEGRTAQKIPTCHLELAVQPHQPMKPAGSMPGQKLLKMPQVLPGRGKARLLPPEAEAGNTKRQKVGAESSGSAQAVPPTPRSSLARMMRDSVQVFHALGPPAESKSAEGHPGQSVPQKTPAMSMGRPPSGSTAKPPPRPLAALPSRPAGKAPPSSMARPAAMPMANLPPSSLAHPQSTPVWRPPGSRPFMLRPSSLAQANSLRMHGLAGRTLGQPPPAPQPQPQPWGPTPTHRPVLPAHQASTEHPVLPPGPQRTTAEQEFKGDTFIPWRTPPAHLEVSRPMTEEQRPVRELMRRRAQRAREEAAQWTSAGRRQYFVEREEEMDISLQYGYPWRH; encoded by the exons ATGGCAG ATGAGTCGACTGAAAAGAGGCCGTCTGCTGGCTCCGCCTGTACGAGCGCGAGCTCGGCCGGGGAAGGAGGTGGTTCGCCCAGCAGCTTCCTTGAGACACCGACGGCGACCATTGGTTCCACCTCCATGTGGTCCTCGGTCTCTGACCTCTCCCTTCAGTCCATCGAAGGGAGGGACAGCAGGGACCACAGAGAACCAGCAGAGGGAGATCTGCGGACGCCGCAGCGGGAGCACCAGTGGCCTGGCTCACCGGCGGCATCCCTCTACCATCTCCCCGGACCCTTCTTTGGGCCGCTGGCCCCCAGCCGTCCCACTGCGGGCCCCATGGCCCAATTGTCTGGCCATACATCCATTGGCCAGCTGCGACCTCCAGAGCCGGAAGAGTTCCCACCATTCTTGCATAGGGTGAGGGAGGCTCCTGGCTACAGACATGCCACgcttgcccccatccctcctgcgGAGACAACATCTCTGGCCCAgcttgcccccatccctcctgctgcaagAAGATCTCTGGCCCAGCCAGCCAGGGCGGACCCGGCGCGCAAGAGGAATCTGGTCCTGCTGGCACACCGGCTGCAATCCGAAGGCAGCAGCACCACCCCTGCCGCTGGGGGGTTCCGCCCAGCCCCACCGGATCAGCCCAGGAGCGGCAAGCCGACGGACATTCGACGTGCGTCCAGAG TCTTGATTCCTGCCACTGAGCAGACactggccatccaaatcaaggagcCTGCAACTCAGAAGGCAGAAGGCTTCAGCACCGGTGCTGCACGAAGAATGAAGATCCCAGAGTTGGGACCACACAGAG GGACCCAGGAGCGCCACCCACCATCTCCTCCCCAGCTGAAGGGTCGAGGAATGGCCAAGGGAGGAACAGCCCCGCAGTTGCTTCCGGAATTCCTCTTCCCGCCTCCTCCACCAGAGCCAACCAAAGTGCTCTCCAAGGGAACGGCTTCCCACCTGGTAGCCCCAGGAGACAAGAACACCCAATGCGCCAAGCCAAGGCTGCAGCTCTTTGACTTTTTGCCGCCCATCTCCTCTGCACCCAAAAAGGCCAAGGACCGCACATATGGGGAGTTGGTGGGCAGGAAACTCCCTGCAGAGAACATTGCAAAgagggcaagggcagcaggggcagagagcGTGCCAGCACCCAAGGTTCCACGGGGAAGCCCAAAGGCTGAGCGGGAGGCGAGATCTGGAGAGACGGCCAAAGCACCCCTGGaccagaaggaagggagaactgCACAGAAGATCCCCacttgccatctggagctggccgTCCAACCCCATCAGCCGATGAAACCTGCAGGTAGCATGCCAGGCCAGAAGCTGTTGAAAATGCCTCAGGTcctgccaggaagggggaaagcacgGCTGCTACCACCTGAAGCCGAAGCAGGGAACACCAagaggcagaaagtgggggcagagTCCAGTGGATCCGCCCAGGCTGTGCCCCCGACTCCGAGGAGCAGCCTGGCCAGAATGATGCGGGACTCCGTGCAGGTGTTCCATGCCCTGGGCCCCCCGGCAGAGTCCAAGAGTGCAGAGGGACATCCCGGGCAGAGCGTGCCCCAAAAGACACCAGCGATGTCCATGGGAAGGCCACCATCCGGAAGCACAGCCAAGCCACCACCAAGGCCTTTGGCAGCCCTGCCAAGCAGACCAGCGGGGAAGGCACCGCccagctccatggccaggccaGCAGCCATGCCGATGGCCAACCTCCCCCCTAGCTCCCTGGCCCACCCACAATCAACGCCAGTGTGGAGGCCGCCGGGATCCCGTCCCTTCATGCTCCGGCCCTCCTCCCTGGCGCAGGCAAATAGCTTGCGGATGCACGGTCTTGCTGGGAGGACCTTGGGCCAGCCCCCGCCGGCCCCTCAACCACAGCCACAGCCTTGGGGTCCCACACCAACCCACCGACccgtcctccctgcccaccaagccTCCACGGAGCATCCGGTCCTTCCACCTGGTCCCCAGCGCACGACAGCAGAGCAGGAGTTTAAGGGGGACACGTTCATCCCTTGGAGGACGCCCCCGGCCCACCTGGAAGTCTCCCGGCCCATGACGGAGGAGCAACGGCCCGTCCGGGAGCTGATGCGGCGGCGGGCTCAAAGAGCGAGGGAAGAGGCGGCTCAGTGGACATCAGCCGGCCGGAGGCAGTATTTCGTggagcgggaggaggaaatggacaTCTCCCTTCAGTATGGCTACCCCTGGCGCCACTGA